DNA from Fusarium musae strain F31 chromosome 7, whole genome shotgun sequence:
TACGAGCAGGCTTCAGAGCAACCATGTCGTTTTGCAAAGACGGCACGAAGCTCCGCGGAGCTGGCTTAACAAGCAGAGGCAGATGGTCAATGGTCAGTTGCGCTTCCGCGACTCGCTCTACCTCTACTGACCTTCCCCTGTCAGCGACCCCGAAGCGATAGGTACTCGCGGGGTGAGAAATCCCTCGCTATTTTATGATAAGACTCAACGAATTACGCTCTCAAGTTGTGTGACATAACCCCTACTACCTACGTTACCAAACGCCAGTCTCTTCCTCGACGTATTCACTCCCACCCATACTGGCTTATCTTACCCGGCTCTCAAGATTGCCCCTTATCCTTTCTTGATCCCGACATTCTCATAATTGCCGACACCGCCTTGGAAATTCAGGGCGTCGTATTTTCctctttcttattttttGAAGCATTGCGAGGGAGCTTGGTGTGTTTCTCAAAAACGGGCGTACTTTTTTGGTAGACTGGTGGGTAGGAGGGTTTCTGCATTCAATGATATCATTAGTATAGATGTTATGCCGAGGGGACCTACAAAGGGCTCCAAATGCGTTTCAATAGAGACTCGGGCCAAACATCGCAGAGTCATAGCTTGATCAGTATTGAAACTGAGGTTGTGTAAGGCGATTCGAGGACTTTGATCTGGGTTGAAGGTTATAGTCTACCTGAGACCAAACCCATCAGCGTGCATTCCATCTTCACGAGAAACAGGTAGGCCATATATGTTTAACGCTTCGAAAGCCAACTTTCTGTTGGGTGGAAACTATTGTAATAAAGACATTTTGATACATGGCTAATCGTCGTCCAAAGTAGGTAGCTTTTTCCACACATGGCCAAACAAGACCGCACCGCAGACAAACCCTCTACCTTTTAACGCCTCTTTTGCCCGGAAGATTGGACTCTCCGCTCTCTCTTCCACTTCCCCCAGTTTACAGTTCATACCGTTCGTATATCCAAGACGAGCTGGCTTTTATTTTCACTCAGCATTCGTCTCGTCGCCTCAGCCGCACCAAGTGGCAGCTGGGAGACATCAGCCGCTCCGGGCAGGATTTAAGCTCGCTTCTCGTTGAGGACCTTAAGCATGTTCTTCCACACTTGGCCAGGTTCTTGGCTGGCGTCGAGGCCGCTCCAGATACCAGTCTTCTTGTAATAACCCACAACAGGGGCTGTCTGCTTGTGGTAAGTAACAAGACGCTTCTTCAGAGCCTCGGCGTTGTCGTCACTTCGCTGGATAAGAGGCTCGCCAGTAATGTCGTCCTTCATGTACTCCTTGGGAGGGTTGAAGGTGGTGTGGTATGAGCGTCCGGAAGCGGGGTGGACTAATCGGCCAGTGATGCGGGCAACGAGAAGAGAGTCGTCGATCTGGAGCTCGACGGCGTGCTGGAGCTTCTGGTTGCGCTCTGTGAGCATGGCATCGAGGCTCTCAGCCTGGGGGACAGTTCGAGGGAAACCATCGAGGATGAAACTGAAGCGCGAATTATTAGTATCATGTTTCGTCGATCACGTCGGTGTAGATCGAGATTTACGGGCTCAGAACATCTGGAACCCGAAACCCGTGGAACAATGCAACTCACCCGCCCTGGCACtccttgttgctgttgagctCCTCTTTAATCATGCCAATCATGATATCGTCGCTGACCAGACCGCCCGCatccatgatcttcttggcctcgacaCCGAGAGGGGTCTTCTTAGCGACCTGGGATCGCAGCATGTCACCGGTAGCCTGCACAACGAGAGAATATATGTTAGAGAGTCGAAACTTTGAATGGCTGTGATTTTGCGACGCGAATCAACGTACCAAGTGACAGCAAGAGAAGcgctccttgatcttgggggCCTGAGTTCCCTTTCCTGGGAAGCACAGTTAGTAAAAAGACTAAGCGAGCATTTGCGGCGCAAAAACACTCACCAGCACCAGGAGGACCGATG
Protein-coding regions in this window:
- the ADK1 gene encoding adenylate kinase (EggNog:ENOG41); the protein is MGFIEDELKQLKDVLSTIDTRIKKLEARATGGPVSTDEIRMILIGPPGAGKGTQAPKIKERFSCCHLATGDMLRSQVAKKTPLGVEAKKIMDAGGLVSDDIMIGMIKEELNSNKECQGGFILDGFPRTVPQAESLDAMLTERNQKLQHAVELQIDDSLLVARITGRLVHPASGRSYHTTFNPPKEYMKDDITGEPLIQRSDDNAEALKKRLVTYHKQTAPVVGYYKKTGIWSGLDASQEPGQVWKNMLKVLNEKRA